From a single Vibrio sp. BS-M-Sm-2 genomic region:
- a CDS encoding LysR family transcriptional regulator encodes MKELRDLDLNLLKLLQAVVETRNTHQAADKLGISQTSVSRGLAKLRETFGDQLFIRKAHGVEPSELAEKLAEAADEMFTPLLKVVESYQNFDPLQFKGEVSIAMNIFMLEQWGDGIFSALREALPAASFKLVYWQEQSLNEMLNGQIDYLLLFSQFQLPQEIYQHRLKEIKLSLIARKDHPVLSKSTALEDIHHLPITRILADGINSKRAPVEDFYLARGYKANIVLTTHSIRVLLNKLKHSDALSFGSTLVTENEPELSCYPLPSIPKEMRSIQINGGYLQSKRGFPLNQLLHQTIQNFFDKVIQPEK; translated from the coding sequence ATGAAAGAACTTCGCGATTTAGATTTAAACCTACTGAAACTATTGCAAGCGGTTGTAGAAACACGAAACACACATCAGGCCGCAGACAAATTGGGGATATCACAAACTAGCGTCAGTCGTGGTCTAGCTAAGCTGAGAGAAACGTTTGGTGATCAACTGTTTATTCGTAAAGCTCATGGTGTCGAGCCTTCTGAGCTAGCTGAAAAACTTGCAGAAGCCGCCGATGAAATGTTCACACCTCTACTAAAAGTCGTCGAGTCTTATCAAAATTTCGACCCTCTGCAATTTAAAGGTGAAGTGTCGATCGCAATGAACATCTTCATGCTTGAGCAATGGGGAGATGGTATTTTTAGTGCTCTAAGAGAAGCACTACCTGCTGCCAGTTTTAAATTAGTTTATTGGCAAGAACAAAGCTTAAATGAAATGCTTAATGGCCAAATAGATTACTTGCTCCTTTTTTCTCAGTTCCAATTGCCACAAGAGATTTATCAGCACCGTTTAAAAGAAATAAAACTCAGCCTCATTGCTCGTAAAGATCACCCAGTACTTAGTAAGAGTACCGCCCTAGAAGACATCCATCACCTTCCTATCACTCGGATACTCGCTGACGGGATTAACTCAAAACGCGCCCCGGTTGAAGACTTTTATTTAGCAAGAGGGTATAAAGCAAATATCGTTTTAACGACTCACAGTATTCGAGTTTTACTCAATAAATTAAAACATTCTGACGCCTTGTCTTTTGGTAGTACGTTAGTGACTGAGAATGAGCCCGAACTAAGTTGCTACCCTCTTCCGTCTATTCCAAAAGAGATGAGATCGATTCAAATTAACGGTGGATACCTGCAATCTAAACGTGGTTTTCCACTAAACCAACTGCTGCACCAAACAATACAAAATTTCTTCGATAAGGTGATTCAGCCTGAGAAGTAA
- a CDS encoding lipocalin-like domain-containing protein, with the protein MNRSMRVFVLTLGILLLLGCEESTQPSAQNMGSILGAETQTDDKTQKEAEQFTPVVKGIDITFPADHQAHPDFRHEWWYLTANLIDEDGNALGLQWTQFRFAAAPQESGNGTKETTWQSQQIYMAHSAVTTKDKHYADEKWSRDQAELAGVSASPFRVYLDDWQWTSSSDDLFPATLNANSGQFGYSLKLTNNAPYQKQGEQGYSTKSSDGKVASYYYSQPFINVSGEVIIDGVTHQVSGKGWIDREWSSQFLLDSQQGWDWFALRLGDETSLVVFQLRNSTTGEASYAHARLMQQDGSGIAISQQDITLIATKQTEIDGRDYPTEWQISIPTQQIELTVSALNPNAKMPLSVPYWEGPISIEGTHSGSGYMELTGY; encoded by the coding sequence ATGAATCGATCAATGAGAGTTTTCGTTCTCACACTTGGCATCTTGCTCCTTTTAGGGTGTGAGGAGTCCACTCAACCATCAGCTCAAAATATGGGTTCGATACTTGGCGCAGAAACACAAACCGACGATAAAACACAAAAAGAGGCTGAGCAATTCACGCCGGTAGTAAAAGGTATCGACATCACCTTCCCTGCCGACCATCAAGCACACCCAGATTTTCGTCATGAATGGTGGTATTTAACCGCAAACTTAATTGATGAAGACGGCAATGCGTTAGGCCTGCAGTGGACACAGTTCCGCTTCGCGGCTGCACCACAGGAAAGTGGCAATGGCACTAAGGAAACTACGTGGCAAAGTCAGCAAATCTACATGGCACACAGCGCCGTCACCACAAAAGACAAACACTACGCCGATGAGAAGTGGTCACGCGACCAAGCTGAACTCGCAGGTGTAAGCGCTTCACCATTTCGGGTCTATCTCGATGACTGGCAATGGACATCGTCAAGCGATGATCTGTTCCCCGCAACCTTGAACGCTAATTCCGGTCAGTTTGGCTACTCGCTTAAGTTAACCAACAACGCCCCTTATCAAAAGCAAGGCGAACAAGGCTACAGCACCAAAAGTAGCGATGGCAAAGTAGCTTCCTATTACTACAGCCAACCATTCATTAATGTATCGGGCGAGGTAATCATCGATGGAGTCACGCATCAAGTTTCTGGCAAAGGTTGGATAGACAGAGAATGGAGCTCGCAGTTTTTACTCGACTCGCAACAAGGCTGGGATTGGTTTGCGCTAAGGCTAGGTGATGAAACCAGTTTGGTGGTATTTCAACTTCGAAACTCAACAACAGGCGAAGCCAGTTATGCTCACGCAAGATTGATGCAGCAAGATGGTTCTGGCATCGCGATTTCACAGCAAGACATCACCCTAATCGCCACCAAACAGACTGAAATCGATGGGCGTGACTACCCAACAGAGTGGCAAATTTCGATTCCAACTCAACAAATCGAACTGACCGTCTCAGCACTCAATCCAAATGCCAAAATGCCACTGTCAGTTCCCTATTGGGAAGGGCCTATCTCAATTGAAGGAACACACTCCGGTTCTGGTTATATGGAGCTTACGGGGTATTAA
- a CDS encoding FtsX-like permease family protein, with protein sequence MKQTGFVQNQLTHTKLTLNLFAAHYRQSPLQAAAILIGIVLAVTLFVAVQAINLNAKRSYAESTEQLSAQAHNLIIPPAGQNYLPESLYFNLRQSGLSAALPVIEGRVRDEQGRRWSVQGSELIAALTSRTRHSRVDDKSNTQTKEPNISLFDNALPLPQLLAGEPIVMMSQSQHQSLDEVDTLTLDEVLTKVVVLPDEWQLGSRMLMDIGFAQQLLNKQGQLSYIAIFDTKSDTNSNTQDKWQSLIGEQGQWISNNQSTDLGSITDSFHLNLTAMSLLAFLVGLFIAYNAVKYSLLKRNRLLVQIQQAGIAPSIVFSALLVELTVLVTLGASLGFILGIQLSHWLHPTVAITLEQLYGATLLPGTWQWQWLVQALLLTLAATLVACWQHFKQRVRQPLSSHGGFYQAPEASNENQLFVIGSVLTIVALAGLWLSEHHSFTMAWLGVLVVSIPLYLPKTLSVLANWSEKRTQSGLIQYLFAELRELISPLSLAMMALLLAVTANMGMNTLVGSFESTLKQWLEQRLHADIYVSPAQGEIANVERALAQFDNVETVYKQYYVDDNLQGLPILLGTKDKDTLEQTMVFQSHVDDFWTRFYQGEFVAISEPTAVKLGLSLGSQLKLDAIQDKTLIVGAIFHDYGSPNGEVLLAPDLWLESGFTDLPTSLGIKVSGDPQVMHEQLRQQLNLHPSQLYDQAQIKSIALDIFSQTFAITRALNGVTLMVAVIGLFCACFMLLDARKASIARLYALGVSQRKLMVMVVTQIVVLVTFTLVIALPLGAMVGYVLTDIVTLRAFGWSLNYVWNWSDAASIATITILVAVIATLIPLWRLVSKPVVSSLQSEVL encoded by the coding sequence ATGAAGCAAACTGGCTTCGTTCAGAACCAGCTCACCCATACCAAACTGACTCTGAATCTATTCGCAGCGCACTATCGTCAATCACCACTACAAGCCGCAGCGATTCTGATCGGCATTGTGTTAGCGGTCACCTTGTTTGTCGCAGTGCAAGCCATCAACCTCAATGCCAAGCGCAGTTATGCAGAATCGACCGAGCAACTTAGCGCTCAAGCGCACAACCTTATCATTCCACCAGCAGGGCAAAACTATTTGCCGGAATCGCTCTACTTCAACTTAAGACAAAGTGGATTAAGCGCAGCGCTACCCGTTATAGAAGGGCGAGTAAGAGACGAACAAGGTCGACGTTGGTCAGTTCAAGGCAGTGAGTTGATCGCCGCCCTCACTTCAAGAACTCGTCACTCTCGCGTCGACGATAAAAGCAATACTCAAACCAAAGAGCCAAACATTTCCCTGTTCGACAATGCCTTACCTTTGCCGCAACTCTTAGCGGGTGAGCCCATTGTGATGATGAGTCAATCTCAGCACCAGAGTTTGGACGAAGTGGACACGCTCACTTTGGATGAAGTACTCACCAAGGTTGTGGTACTGCCAGATGAATGGCAACTGGGTAGCCGAATGTTGATGGACATTGGATTCGCTCAGCAATTGCTTAACAAGCAAGGGCAACTGAGCTATATCGCTATTTTTGACACTAAGAGCGACACTAATAGTAATACTCAGGATAAATGGCAGAGCCTCATAGGTGAGCAAGGGCAATGGATTTCCAACAACCAAAGCACGGATCTCGGTTCAATTACCGATAGCTTTCACCTTAACCTCACCGCCATGAGTTTGTTGGCGTTTTTGGTTGGCCTATTCATCGCTTACAACGCTGTGAAGTACAGTTTGCTGAAACGTAATCGGCTGTTGGTGCAAATTCAACAAGCCGGCATTGCGCCAAGCATCGTGTTTTCAGCTCTGTTAGTCGAGCTGACTGTTTTAGTCACACTGGGCGCGTCGCTTGGTTTCATTCTCGGCATTCAACTCAGCCATTGGCTACATCCCACCGTCGCGATAACGCTTGAGCAACTTTATGGTGCAACACTGCTTCCCGGTACATGGCAGTGGCAATGGTTAGTGCAGGCACTGCTACTCACGCTGGCCGCAACGCTTGTCGCGTGTTGGCAACACTTTAAACAGCGGGTGCGACAACCCCTCTCTTCCCATGGCGGTTTCTATCAAGCGCCAGAAGCGTCTAACGAAAATCAGCTGTTTGTTATCGGGTCAGTATTAACCATTGTCGCGTTAGCAGGGTTATGGCTGAGCGAACACCACAGCTTCACCATGGCATGGCTCGGTGTGTTAGTGGTGTCGATTCCCTTGTATCTCCCCAAAACGCTCAGCGTGCTAGCGAATTGGAGCGAAAAACGCACCCAATCGGGCTTAATACAATATCTGTTTGCTGAACTGCGTGAGCTGATCTCCCCTCTTTCCCTTGCCATGATGGCGCTGCTTCTTGCTGTTACCGCCAATATGGGAATGAATACCTTAGTTGGCAGTTTTGAGTCCACTCTAAAGCAATGGCTTGAACAGCGATTGCATGCCGACATTTACGTTAGCCCGGCCCAAGGTGAAATTGCCAATGTTGAACGTGCCTTAGCCCAGTTTGATAACGTTGAAACCGTCTATAAGCAATACTACGTCGATGATAACTTACAGGGCTTACCGATTTTGCTCGGCACCAAAGACAAAGACACACTTGAGCAAACCATGGTGTTCCAATCCCACGTTGATGATTTCTGGACGCGCTTTTACCAAGGTGAATTCGTGGCGATCAGCGAACCTACAGCGGTGAAGCTCGGCTTGTCCCTTGGAAGCCAACTAAAGCTCGACGCGATCCAAGACAAAACACTCATCGTCGGGGCGATTTTCCACGATTACGGCTCACCGAATGGCGAAGTGTTGCTTGCACCTGATTTATGGCTTGAAAGCGGCTTTACTGACCTACCCACCAGCTTGGGAATCAAAGTCTCTGGCGACCCACAAGTGATGCACGAACAACTACGCCAACAACTCAATTTGCACCCTAGCCAGCTTTACGATCAAGCGCAGATCAAATCGATCGCTTTAGATATATTCTCACAAACCTTTGCCATCACTCGGGCGCTTAATGGCGTCACCTTAATGGTGGCGGTGATTGGGTTGTTCTGCGCCTGTTTCATGTTGCTCGATGCGCGCAAAGCCTCTATTGCAAGGTTGTATGCGCTCGGTGTTAGTCAGAGAAAATTGATGGTGATGGTAGTCACGCAAATCGTTGTTCTGGTCACCTTCACTCTGGTTATCGCCTTACCACTCGGCGCTATGGTCGGTTATGTGTTAACGGACATCGTTACCCTGCGCGCCTTTGGTTGGAGTTTAAATTATGTATGGAATTGGAGTGACGCAGCCAGCATCGCAACCATCACCATTTTAGTGGCTGTGATTGCGACCTTGATTCCACTGTGGCGTTTGGTCAGTAAACCCGTGGTATCCAGTTTGCAGAGTGAGGTGTTGTGA
- a CDS encoding ABC transporter ATP-binding protein, giving the protein MESPIVTLTHASKSFVDGKDIHHVLDNVDFALATRASVALTGASGSGKSTLLNIIAGFEPLSGGELWLDGENTLNWKDPQWSRFRHQKLGVIFQQFNLLTPLNVKQNIAFPLHLNQQKWSDWCDYLVDALGISELLERHVSALSGGQQQRVAIARALAHKPKLLLADEPTGNLDHKAGIEVMKLLSEITTQGNTAVLLVTHSPECASFMQTKLVLDDGCLKNADLTLRAAAL; this is encoded by the coding sequence ATGGAAAGCCCAATTGTCACACTCACACATGCCAGCAAAAGCTTTGTTGATGGTAAAGATATCCATCACGTGTTGGACAATGTCGACTTCGCTTTGGCGACAAGGGCAAGCGTGGCTTTAACAGGGGCGAGTGGCAGTGGGAAGAGTACTCTGCTGAACATCATTGCGGGCTTTGAACCTCTATCTGGTGGCGAGTTGTGGCTCGATGGCGAAAATACATTAAATTGGAAAGATCCACAGTGGAGCCGATTCCGCCATCAAAAATTAGGCGTTATCTTTCAACAGTTCAACTTGTTAACCCCACTCAACGTAAAACAAAACATCGCCTTCCCTCTTCATTTAAATCAACAGAAATGGAGCGACTGGTGCGACTATTTAGTTGATGCATTGGGTATCAGCGAGCTACTCGAAAGACATGTATCCGCACTCTCTGGCGGTCAGCAACAACGAGTCGCAATAGCGCGTGCACTAGCACACAAACCCAAACTACTGCTTGCCGACGAACCCACAGGCAACCTCGACCACAAAGCAGGTATTGAGGTAATGAAGCTGCTCAGTGAAATTACCACGCAAGGCAACACTGCCGTGCTTTTGGTTACGCACAGCCCAGAATGCGCCAGCTTTATGCAGACAAAATTGGTGTTAGATGATGGTTGTTTAAAGAACGCGGATCTAACCCTAAGAGCAGCAGCGTTGTGA
- a CDS encoding bifunctional UDP-sugar hydrolase/5'-nucleotidase, producing MKRHILSSAILLSLAFPTFAADGDIHDVTILGTSDIHGHFMAWDYAADKLNTRGSLSQIATKVGEIRKEQSNIILVDAGDTIQGNFVETFKDEPVDPMMLGFNHMKYDVWVLGNHEFDFGLKTLNRAVTQFKGQSLGGNIKNKNGNPFLPGYTILERGGIKIGVIGMDTPMTEVFAQGTNRLEGVTFTNPTLEVKKIVKEIDDKVDAIVLVAHMGIENENDIADTGVTDIANANPELDAIVAGHMHTRIDKAVVNGVIITEPDKYGRALSRIDLQFEERDGTFTLVNKDSFTYKIKGIDSDENMDELYQPYHKQLREMANRPVAQLTGVDLVPENEIRGIPQVHVQDTGISALYQEASFFYAPKANVIALQIDNDNAELDVGPIKAKDIAYNYQYAGGEITVYQMTGKELRTYMEWSAGYFNSVQPGDVTYSFNPERRASKYSTNDFFAGVTYTIDLTQPAGTRITNLAFADGTPVKDETEIRIGMNSYRMGHLTKQGGVLEGESFPVLFDTEAEYGEEAGTIRNMTIKYLKEEKNGQYEGKPQQRWALSGLESRYNEQREIVKSLINDETISIPTSDDGRYTNIASINVKELMFTSDEAKQAAITTREKKLAQATEQESKQIKREITLIKALN from the coding sequence ATGAAAAGACACATACTATCAAGCGCCATCCTACTCTCTCTAGCCTTTCCCACCTTTGCAGCTGATGGCGACATACACGATGTCACGATACTGGGTACTTCAGATATCCACGGTCATTTTATGGCGTGGGATTACGCGGCAGATAAACTCAACACTCGTGGTAGCTTGAGCCAAATCGCGACCAAGGTTGGTGAGATCCGCAAAGAGCAATCTAACATTATCCTTGTCGACGCTGGCGACACCATCCAAGGCAACTTCGTAGAAACCTTCAAAGACGAGCCCGTTGATCCAATGATGCTTGGCTTTAATCACATGAAATACGATGTATGGGTTTTAGGTAACCACGAATTCGACTTTGGCCTTAAAACGCTCAACAGAGCCGTTACCCAATTTAAAGGGCAGTCTCTCGGCGGCAACATCAAGAACAAAAACGGAAATCCATTCTTACCGGGTTACACCATTCTAGAACGCGGTGGCATTAAGATCGGCGTGATCGGAATGGATACCCCAATGACGGAGGTCTTTGCGCAAGGTACAAACCGTTTAGAAGGCGTCACTTTCACTAATCCAACCTTGGAAGTGAAGAAAATCGTCAAAGAGATTGATGATAAAGTGGATGCTATCGTATTGGTTGCCCATATGGGGATTGAGAACGAGAATGACATTGCCGACACCGGTGTCACCGACATTGCCAATGCAAACCCAGAGCTTGATGCCATCGTCGCTGGTCACATGCACACTCGCATCGATAAGGCCGTTGTGAATGGCGTTATCATTACTGAGCCCGACAAATATGGCCGAGCCCTATCTCGTATCGATCTTCAATTTGAAGAGCGCGATGGCACATTCACTCTCGTCAACAAAGACAGCTTCACTTATAAAATCAAAGGTATCGATTCTGATGAGAATATGGACGAGCTATACCAGCCTTATCATAAACAACTCCGAGAAATGGCGAATCGACCTGTCGCTCAGCTTACCGGCGTTGATTTAGTCCCTGAAAACGAAATCCGCGGTATCCCTCAAGTCCATGTTCAAGACACAGGCATCAGTGCGCTATACCAAGAAGCGAGCTTCTTCTATGCACCTAAAGCCAATGTCATCGCACTTCAAATAGACAATGACAATGCAGAGCTCGATGTTGGCCCAATCAAAGCCAAAGACATCGCGTACAACTACCAATATGCTGGTGGCGAAATCACTGTCTACCAGATGACAGGCAAAGAGTTAAGAACCTACATGGAATGGTCTGCGGGCTACTTCAACTCAGTACAACCCGGCGATGTGACCTACAGCTTTAACCCTGAACGTAGAGCTTCAAAATATTCGACCAATGACTTCTTCGCGGGCGTAACTTATACCATCGACCTCACTCAGCCTGCAGGTACACGCATCACCAACCTCGCGTTTGCTGATGGCACACCGGTAAAAGATGAAACAGAAATCCGCATTGGTATGAATAGCTATCGAATGGGTCATCTAACCAAGCAAGGCGGCGTGCTAGAGGGTGAATCGTTCCCTGTACTCTTTGATACTGAAGCCGAGTATGGAGAAGAAGCAGGCACAATCCGTAATATGACCATCAAGTATCTTAAAGAAGAAAAGAACGGTCAGTATGAAGGAAAGCCTCAGCAGCGTTGGGCACTTTCTGGTTTAGAGAGCCGTTACAATGAACAGCGTGAAATCGTAAAATCATTGATTAATGATGAAACCATATCAATCCCAACCAGTGACGATGGCCGCTACACAAACATCGCTTCTATTAACGTGAAAGAACTGATGTTCACATCTGACGAAGCCAAACAAGCAGCCATAACCACACGCGAAAAGAAACTGGCGCAAGCAACTGAGCAAGAGAGTAAGCAGATCAAACGCGAAATCACTCTGATCAAAGCGCTCAATTAA
- a CDS encoding zinc-dependent alcohol dehydrogenase family protein, protein MTDTKQNTRISQFRFGQPKESLKLEHVALGALDKDKVRVQIEATNINPSDLLSIYGVGQYKHSHQPPRVPGFEAVGRVVESCNAEFAMDQRVLVATSGTWQNYVDVSPDDLFQIPQHLDNGYACQLYINALTAWVLTTEVAKLTQEDVLIINAGSSAIGKIFSQLSASLGFKIIVVTSQPTQYPTTSSWVLDANADLVSQIKELGLPMPTVAFDAIGGSPGTDLIHTLGNNGRFINYGTLSLDFYEPRFFEYAKSQHIDFSTFFLRYWEEAEGKDVRREKFTTMLDHFITNDIQLDVDRYLPFDEVQTAIDLIESKTTRLNGKIILQPQ, encoded by the coding sequence TTAGCCAGTTCCGTTTCGGTCAGCCAAAAGAATCTCTCAAGTTAGAACATGTCGCTTTAGGGGCACTAGACAAAGATAAAGTTCGAGTACAAATTGAAGCCACTAACATTAATCCTAGTGATCTGTTGTCGATTTATGGTGTGGGCCAATACAAACATAGCCACCAGCCGCCGAGAGTACCGGGATTTGAAGCGGTAGGAAGGGTTGTAGAGTCCTGCAATGCTGAGTTTGCAATGGATCAGCGAGTGCTTGTGGCAACCAGTGGAACATGGCAGAACTACGTCGATGTATCACCAGATGACCTGTTCCAAATTCCTCAGCATCTAGATAATGGCTACGCCTGTCAGTTGTACATTAATGCGCTAACCGCATGGGTATTGACGACAGAAGTAGCGAAGCTAACCCAAGAAGATGTGTTGATCATCAACGCAGGCAGCTCTGCCATCGGTAAGATCTTTTCCCAGTTATCAGCATCACTCGGCTTCAAAATCATTGTCGTTACATCACAGCCGACACAATACCCAACCACTTCCAGTTGGGTGTTAGATGCGAACGCTGATCTAGTTTCTCAAATCAAGGAGTTAGGCTTGCCTATGCCAACCGTTGCCTTTGATGCGATTGGCGGTTCACCCGGAACCGATCTTATTCACACCCTTGGCAACAATGGGCGCTTTATCAACTATGGGACGCTGTCGCTGGATTTTTACGAACCACGCTTCTTTGAATACGCGAAAAGCCAACACATCGATTTCAGCACCTTCTTCTTACGTTATTGGGAAGAAGCGGAAGGTAAAGATGTTCGCCGTGAAAAGTTCACGACCATGCTAGATCACTTCATCACAAACGACATTCAGCTCGACGTCGACCGCTATCTGCCATTCGATGAAGTGCAAACCGCGATTGATCTCATTGAATCGAAAACCACACGCTTGAACGGCAAGATCATATTACAGCCACAGTAA